In Sandaracinaceae bacterium, the genomic window GTGGGCGTCCAGGGGTCGTGAAGCCAGGTTCGCGCGCGACGCGCCGGAAGATCTCGGCGTAGGCGTCGGCGACGCGGGGGAGGCTCAGGTTGGCCTCCGCGTGGGCACGCGCCCGGGCCCCCGCGGTCTCCCGGGCGTCCGGGTCGGTGAGGAGCGCTCGTACGGGCTCACGGAAGCTCTCCCCGGGCGTCACGAGCGCACCAGCGCCGGAGCCCCGGAACAGCTCGACATTGGCTCCAACGCCACTCGCAACCACCGCCGCCCCCACGGCCATGTACTGAATCATCTTGAACCCACACTTGCCTCTCGTCAGCGGACTGTCGGGGAGAGGCATGAGCCCCACGTCGAAGCTCTGGAGGAGCGCGACTTCGTCCTGCCGGGACCAAGGGATCTGCTCCACCAAGGGGTGGTTCGTGTAGCCTTCGAGCCGGCCGTTCGAGACGATGCGCACCCGAGCGCCGGCCACGCTGCTCACCGCCTCCAGGACGTCTGGGAGCACGGCCTCGATGTATGGGAGGTTTGGTGAAGTCCCCATCCACCCCACAACGAGATCGGCTCTGCCCACGCCGTTCACACGAGGCGCCGGGCGGTATCGATTCGTGTCGATCACGGTCGGCAGCACGGTCGTCTTCTTGGGCACGGCCGCCTCTCGCGCGAGGAATTCGTTGCCGGCGACCACCCACTGACAACAGCCGACCGCCTGCTGGAAGGCCCGGCGCCTGAGCCGGCTGTCTCTCCCCCCCGGACCCAACCAGATCGCGTCGTCGAAATCGAACACCGTATGGGGATGCAGCCGAGCGAGCGCGCACTCTGGCCACGCGGTATGCGGAATGGCAGTGCGCTGGAAGAAGACGACGTCGTGACGCAACGCCTCCAGACCCAGTAGCGCCCGCTTCGACCGCGTCAACAGCTTGTACGCGCTCCCCAAGGGTGTCCGCGAGATCTCTCCATATCTGGTCCCGTAGCCGTATCGCAGCGTGCAGTGGATCCCCCGATTCTCGAGCTCCGGGAAGAACTGTCGAGCACGGAAACGGGACGCCGGCACCTCTTTCCCTTCGACCAAGAACAGCACGCGCAGCTCCGGCATCATCTCTGGTCTTCCTCGCGTCGAACTTTCATTCGAGTTTCTGGCTTCATGGAGTGGCGCTCGACGAACCCTTGCCGCAGCATCGACCCCCACGATGTCCTCATCCGGAACCCGAGCCTCGAATGGGCTCCCCCGAGTCCTGTTCGCCGAGTATCCGTTGAACCGGTGGAACCTGGGCGGAAAAGAGCGCAGGACACGGGCTCTGGCCGCCGAGCTCGAGCGGCTGGGCGCCCGCGTCGGGTACTACGATGCCTGGAGTGAGCCCGACCGCGACTTCGATATCCTGCAGATCTTCGGTTCCGAGTACTACCAGGCCGAGCTCGTGAAGCGCGCTCGCTCCGTCGGGCTGGCGGTCGCGACCTTCAGCATACTGGTCTTCCGTTCGAGCGCCGATAGACAGCGAACCCGACGCTGGCGACACCTGGACCGCTTCTGTCCGGTCACGACAACCTTCGGCTTGCGTCGCAGCGTACTGGAAGACTCGGACCTCGTCTTCTTCGCCAGCGAGGCCGAGCGACGCGACGCGCAGGACGTCTACGGGGTGACGCCACGGACGTCCACGGTCGTTCGTTCGACGGTGTCCCCGGAGTTCGCCGACGCCAGCCCCACTCCGTTCGAACGAGCCACGGGCCTGCGAGACTTCGTCCTCGCTGTCGGGCGGATCGAGCCCCGGAAGAATACGCTTCGACTGATCGAGGCGGCTCGCCGATGCGCCCTTCCCCTCGTCCTCATCGGTCCGATGGATCAGAGCCACCCAGACTTCTCGGCGGATGTGCGCGCTCGCGTCGACGCACACCCGGATCTGCACTGGCTTCCGCCCTACGCTCCCGACGACCCACTTCTCGCCTCGGCGTACGCCGCAGCGCGCGTGCATGTCTTGCCCAGCTTCCACGAGACCGCGGGGTTGGTGAACATGGAGGCGTTGCTCACCCGTACCCAGGTCGTGACCACGCCGCTGGACGCGGTGCGAGAGTACATGCGCGACTACGCGTTCTACGCCAACCCCGAGGACGTCGGAGAACTCGCCGCGAAGATCCGCGAAGCCTACGACACACCGTTCGACGAGCGGGCTCGAGACCACGTGCTCGAGACGCTCACGCACCCCAGCGCCGCGCGCGCCATGCTGGACGCGTACCGCGGCCTCCTCGCGTCCCGCTCATGAGCCAGTCTGCTCGCAGATGAAACCGGTAACGGAGCCGCAGCTGAGGTCGAGCCACGTGCCGTCGCTGGTGGCGATGACCGCGCACTGCTGGCCGGGCGTCGTGCCCTCGCCACCTCGCCAGTTCACGTAGGACGCCAGGTCGCCTCCCGGCCAACGCCACTCCCCGACGGCGTTTCGCGTCATGCCGAGCCACCAGCTGTTGGTGGCTGGGTACAGCCCCTGAGCCGTCGAGCGTACCGTCCCGTTCTCGGTTCCGTTGTCGATGCGTACGAGAGCCATGCCGGCGGCGGAGCAGGTAGTCGTCGCGCTCGACCATGTGTTGTGCCGCGCCATCTCCCCGCAGAACATGTAGCGGCGGCCGCTCAGCGTCCGAACCGGACAGGGGCAAGCTCCTCCCTCGTCGGTCGCGCCATCGCAGTCCTGGTCCACCCCATCGCACGTCTCGGTGGCGCCGGGATTGATCCCCGCGTTGCCGTCATTGCAGTCATCAGAGGTCTCTGAGAGACCGCCCGGATTTGCGCAGGCCATCGTGACCGCGGGGCCAGCTCCGTAGCCGTCCGCATCGCCGTCGGCGTACCAGCTCAGTGGCCCCACCGCGCCGGCTTCGTCCACCATGCCATCGCAGTCTTCGTCGCCCCCACCGCATACTTCGACCGAGTCGTCAGACAGATCCGAGCACGTGATCGCGCCCATCTCACACGCCGTCACGCCTTCCTCGCAGGCGTCCGCGTCCGGGCCATCGCAGGCCACGCCGACGTCGCCGTCCTCAGCGCCGTCGGGCGTCGACGGATCGCAGTCGTTGTCCACGCCGTCGCACAGCTCCGGCGTGGGGCTGCAGCCATCGACCGGCACTACCGTCGAATCGCTGGCATCCGGGCCACCGTCGCGAACCCCCGAATCCTCCTGACCGGCGACGCACTGGCCGTCGAGGCACCTCTGCCCCGGTGCGCACTGGAGGTCTGTCGAGCAGACTCGGGTTCCCAGGCCCGAGCGCTGGAGGACGCAAGCGTTGAAGCCGACCACGCCGAGGAGCACGAACAGGGCGGTACACAGGCGACTGTCCACGGCGTGAGCCTATCGCCGCGCGAGCGCGCCAAGCAACCCCCGGCCGCCCTGAATGCAATCGCCCCCTTGCGCTACTGACAGCCGTGCCCTTTGCTGCCCCCACGGTTCCTGCTAAGCACGCGACTCTCGGGAGGAAGATGAGCTCCAAGATTGGCGTGATCACCCTCATGCGAGGCGAGAAGGACCTCGTGGAGGGACTCGACGAGAAGCTGCGCTGGACGCCAGAGTGGCATCTCGTTGAGACTGCAGGCGAAGTGACGTCCCTGGACCTCCAGCACCCCGGAGTCCAGCTGCACCACTTCCCCTTGCCGCTCGGGGCGTGTTTCGAGAACGCCAGGACCGAGGCGCTCCGGCACTGCTCCGCCAAGTGGGTCCTGGTGCTCGACACCGATGAAGAGGTGGCTCCGCAAACGGTTTCCTATCTCGAGGGTCGTCTCGACGAGTGGGACGAACGCGGCGTGGCGGGCGTCTGGATGCCCAGGCTCAACCATGTGCTCGGGCACCCCATGCGCTCGCCGAACCAATGGCCTGATTGGCAGCTGCGGCTCGTGCGCGCGGACAAGGTTCGGTTCCCCACCCGACTTCACGACAAGTACGAAGTGGACGGTGAAGAGGAGCACCTGCCCTCCGATGAGGCTCACGCCATCCTCCACTATCCGTTCCGGTCGACGGCCCAGTACGTCGACAAGATGAATGTATACTCCACGATCGAGCTCGAGAACGTCGTCCCACGCGTCTTCCCCCCTGGCCTCGCCGCTGCGCGGGCGACGAAATACTTCCTGACGCGATATCTCAGGCAAAAAGCCTTCCTGGACGGTCCCACGGGCCTCCACTTCTGCCTCGTGATGGCGTTCACGCGCTATCTCTCGGAGACCAAGAAGTGGGAGGCGCAGGTCGTAGGGACCGAGCTGGAAGGCCCGGCGGGCCATTTCATGCGCTGAGGGCGCCCCACGTGCACACAGTCAAGCCCAATAGTTCTACCCGTCCCCCCGTCCGTCCCGCCGAGCGATTTCTCGTCTTTGGCGCTCCCCAGATCGAAGACGCCGAGATCGAGGAGGTGGTCGCGACGCTCCGCAGCGGGTGGCTGGGCAAGGGGCCGCGCGTCGCGGCTTTCGAGGAGTCCTTCGCCGCCTACAAGCGAGCGGAGCATCCGCTCGCGCTCAACTCGTGCACAGCGGCGCTGCACCTCAGTTTGCTGGCCTCGGGGATCGGCCCGGGCGACGAGGTCATCACGACCGCGATGACCTTCTGCGCGACCGTCAACTCGATCATCCACACGGGCGCCACTCCCGTGCTCTGCGATGTCGATCCCGTGACGCTCAACATCGACCCGGATGCCATCCGGGATCGGATCACCGACAAGACGCGCGCGATCCTGGTCGTGCACTTCGCGGGTCGAGCCTGCGAAATGGACGCCATCGAGGCCCTCGCTCGCGACCACGACCTGCGGATCATCGAAGATTGCGCTCACGCCATCGAGACGACCTACAAAGGGCGTCCAGCCGGGACGATCGGTGACTTCGGCTGCTTCAGCTTCTACGCCACGAAGAACGTCGCGACAGGTGAAGGCGGCATGCTGCTGAGCAAGTATGCCCACGATGCCGAGCGCGCCAAGACGCTGTCCTTGCATGGTATGACGCGGGACGCCTGGAAGCGTTTCGCAGCGGAGGGCTATCGCCACTATCAGGTCGTCGAGCCCGGCTTCAAGTACAACATGATGGACATTCAGGCGGCGATCGGCATCCACCAGCTCGCGCGCGTCGACAACAACTGGGAGCGGCGCCTCCAGGTGTGGCGTCGCTACGACCAGGAGCTCGCTGACCTGCCGATCGATCTGCCGGCCTCTCCGGGTGGCGAGAGTCGCCATGGGTTGCATCTCTACACCATCCGTCTCCGGGAAGACGCCGGGCTGAGCCGCGACGCCTTTCTGCAGCGGATGACCGCAGAAGGGATCGGGACGGGGGTGCACTACCTGGCCATCCCCGAGCACCCCGTCTACCAAGAGCGTCTCGGCTGGCGTCCGGAGGACTATCCGAACGCGATGCACTTCGGTCGCGATACGGCTTCGTTGCCGCTGTCCGCTCGGCTCACCGATTCGGACGTCGCTGACGTCATCGAAGCGACCCGCCGCGCGCTCGGCGCGAGCTGACCCGGTGCGAGACGTGCGCACCTCGAGCCAGCGCCCCATGTCCGCAGGTGTCACGTCGCCACGCGCCGACAGCGCGTCGACGCGTGTCTTGCATTCCTTTCCGCTCTGGCTGCCCCGGACTCAGACGTGGCTCTACAACGAGATCGTCGGGCTGCCGGACCGCATCACGAACCACATCTCCTGCATCGACACCTGGAACCTGGACCGGTTCGGTGTGCCCCGGCTGAGCTCCTTCTCGGCGGACCGCGACGAGTGGCTCGGGTCGCTCAAGGAGCCTTACCACCGCGTCAGGGACACACGTGGCGTCGGGTTCGTCGCGCGAACGCTGGAGCGGGGCGCGTTCCAGGCCTACCAGCGTCGCGCAGTACGACGAAACGGGATTCAGGTCGTGCACTCCCACTTCGGCACCGTGGGCTGGCAGAATCTACCCTCCATCGTCGGCACGGGGGCGCGCCATGTCGTGACCTTCTACGGCTACGATGTGAATCGAGTACCGGTGCAATTCGCGCGATGGCGCCGACGCTATCGGACGCTCTTCCGAACGGTGGATCGAGTTCTGTGCGAAGGCCCGCATATGGCGCGCTGTATCGAGAAGCTCGGTTGCCAACCCGAGAAGATCCGCGTTCACCATCTGGGTGTTGACCTGAGCGCGCTGGACTTTGAGCCGCGCAACTCACTGCCCCGCGCCCCGCTGCGGATCCTCATGGCCAGCTCGTTCCACGAGAAGAAAGGGATCCCGTACGGTGTCGCCGCAGTCGGGATGCTCAACCGCGACTTCCCGATCGCGCTCACTATCGTGGGGGACTCCACCGAAGACGGACGCTGCAGCGATGAGAAGGGGCGGATCCAGGACGCGGTTCGAGAGTATGGTCTACAGGATGTGACGACTTTCCTCGGCTACATCACCCACGCCGAGTTGTTGGAACAGGCGCGCAGCCACCACGTCTACCTCGCGCCCTCGGTGACCGCGAGCGACGGCGACACCGAGGGTGGTGCGCCTGTGAGCGTCATCGAGATGCTTGGCACGGGCATGATGGTGGTCGCGACGCGCCACTGCGATATCCCGAACGTCGTACATCACGGCGAGAGCGGTCTGCTCGCCCCCGAGAGGGACCCCGAGGCGCTCGCGCGACATCTGCGCTGGCTGGTCGATCATCCAGACGCATGGACGGAGATGGCTCGCGTAGGACGACGGCACGTGGAGCGGGAGTTCGACCTCAGGGTGCAATCGGAACGACTGGCTGCCATGTACGAGGAGCTGGTGGAGGGTTGATGCGATGCCACTGGATATGCTGCTTCGAAGCCAGCTGACTCACATTCGCAGGGGCATGGCGCGCTCGATGTTGCTGAGCCGAGTCGCGGCGTACGCATCCAGACAACTGCAAGGAGTCGTCTGCGAACGACTCGGCGGGGACCCCGACTCCGACCGGAACGGCGAGCAGCGCCTCATCGAGGTGCTGGGCCCTCACATCTCCACGTTCGTGGATGTGGGAGCGAACGTGGGCGACTGGAGCGCCCGCGTGGTGGGCGCCGCCAGTCAGCTCGAGCGCGGTCACTTGCTCGAACCCAACCGCGCGGCGTGCGCTCGGCTCGAGGAGCGGTTCGCGGACCTAACGTCACTCCGGATCCACCCGGTGGCGGCCGCACGCACACCCGGAACGATCGAGTTCTTCGAGGAGCCCGGCTGCGGCGAGACGTCGTCGACCGTCGCTGGCTCGAGTCGCGCGGACGCGGTGCGGCGCGAGGTTCCTTGTACCACGGTCGACGCGTTCCTGGGCGACGAGGGCATCGAGGAGCTGGACTGGCTCAAGATCGACGCCGAGGGAGCTGATCTCGCGGTACTGCAGGGGGCGATCGGATCGCTGTCTGCTCATCGCGTCAGATGGGTCCAGTTCGAGTACAACGGCGCGTGGATCCGCGCCGGCGCGCGCTTGAGCGACGCCCTCGAATTGCTGGACGATCACGGCTATCGGACGCTGTTGATCCATCCGCGCGGGCTCCTCGACTTTCCGTACGACATCTACCGAGACTTCTACGGGTACTCGAACTTCCTGGCCGCCAGCCCGTCGTCGCGCGACGCTCTGGCTCCACTACTCGCTGGCGCCGCGTGATGGTCGCGCTGGCACCGCGAGCTTGCTCGCCCGCGACATGACGCTCCCGCCGCATGCTCCCGCGGACGAGAACCGGAGTTCTCTTGCCGACCGAGTTCTCGGGGGGATCGCGTGGAGCGCGCTCGGTAACGTGTTCCAGCAGGTCGTGGCTTTCGGCATCTCCGTCACGCTCGCCCGACTCCTCAGCCCCCGGGAGTTCGGAGTGCTGGCGATGGTCACCGTGCTCCTCGGTTTCGGCAACCTCCTCGCCGAGCTCGGCTTCACCGCCGCTCTGATCCAGCGGAAGGACCTCTCCCCGGCGCATCTGGACTCCGCCTTCTGGCTCACGCTGGCGTCCGGCTCGCTCCTGGGCCTCGGCTTCGCCCTCGCCGCCCCAGCAGTGGCGCGGTTCTACTCTGAGCCGCAGCTGGTCGCGGTGACGCGGGTGATGGCGGTGAACTTCGTCCTCGTCCCGACCGCGGCCGTACAGCTCGCGCTCATGCAACGCGAGATGCGATTCAAGAAGCTGGCTGCCATCGGCGTGGGCAAGGTGGTGCTCGCCGGCGCCGTCGGCGTCACGCTCGCGGCGCTCGACCAAGGGATCTGGAGCCTCGTCGCCCACAGCTTGTGTCTGAGCGCGTTTGGTACCGCCGGCCTTTGGTTGTTCTCGAGTTGGCGTCCGAGACTCCGGTTCTCGGTGTCATCCGCGCGCGAACTCTGGGACTACAGCGGCAGCCTCATCGGCTTCGGAGTTGCTAACTTCTGGGCGCGCAACGCCGACAACATACTGGTAGGCCGGTTCATCGGGGCCACCGGCCTCGGGATCTACTCGCGTGCGTACAGCACCATGCTGCTTCCACTCAACCAGATCGCCGCCGTGCTGACGACCGTGATGTTCCCGGCGCTCGCCTCGATCCAGGATGACCGCGAACGACTTGCCAGCGTCTATCTGCGGGCCGTGGGCGGGGTGGCGCTGGTCACGACGCCCGTCATGCTCGGTGTCTTCGTGCTCGCGGAGGACTTCGTGCTGGCTGTCTTTGGCTCACAGTGGGCCGGAGTCGTGCCGGTGCTTCAGGTCCTCGTGCTGCTCGGGGTCATGCAGTCGCTGGCCTCGACAGTGGGGTGGCTGTACCAGGCGCTCGGCCACACCCGAATGATGTTCCGGTGGGGGCTCTTCTCGAGCGCGGTCATCGTGGCGGCGATTGGTGTCGGCGTCTGGATGGGTTCTCCCGTCTCGGTCGCGGGCGCCTACGCCGGCGCCAGCGTCCTCTTGACGCCGCTCGCACTGCTCCTGCCAGGGCGGCTCGTCGGATTGGGGGTCGCCGACTTCACCAGAGCGATCTGGGGCCCGCTCGCCGCCGGCGTTCTCATGGCGGTAACGATCGGTGCGCTTCGCCGCTGGAGCCCCTTGCCAGCCGCTCCGTGGCCACACCTCCTGATCCTGGCGCCGCTCGGGGCCCTGATCTATTGGGTGGCTGTGAGTCAGATCTTCCGGGTGGAGAGCTACGTGTCACTCCGCACGCTGCTCCTGCAGAAGCTTCGAGGGCGCGCAGCGTCCACCCCGAACGATTCATGAGTACTCGCGACGCGATCCGCACCTTCCTCTGGAACTCCGCGCGTGATGCGCAGCGGACCCTTCGAGGCAAGCCGCTCGCACTTGTGCCATTGGCTGGCGCCACCCTCGACAGGAGAGACGTCGCGATCGCGAGCGCCTGGCGCGATCGTCCGGACCGATGGCTCGACCCCGAGCCGGTGCGGGCGTATGAGCGCGCGTTCGCCCGATGGAATGCGTCTCGTCATGCCTTCGCGTTCGGCAAGGGAAGGGTCGCCCTCAGTGGGATCATCAGCGCGATGGGTCTCGGCCCCGGTGACGAGGTCATCATCCCGGGGTTCACCTGCGTGGTCGTGCCCAACGCGTTTCGGTTCGCAGGCGTCACCGTTCGCTTCGCCGACATCGAGTTGGACACCTACGGCCCATCTGTCGACGCCATCCGCCGGCTGGTCAGCGCGCGGACCAAAGCTGTGCTGGTCCATCACCTGTTCGGCCTAGTCTGCCTCGATTACGACAGGATCTTGGATCTTTGCCACACCCGCAGAATCAGGGTCATCGAGGATTGCGCCCACGCGACTGGCGCGCGGTACCGAGGGCAGCGAATCGGGCACTTCGGCGACGCAGCGTTCTACAGCTCGGAACACTCCAAGGTGTTCTCCACCGTTCAAGGGGGGATGGCGACTACGAACGATCCCGAGCTCGCTCGTGGGCTCGCAGAATTCCAGAGGTCGTCCTCTCCTCTCGACCCGGGCACCCTGTCACGCTTGCTTCGCACGTGCCGAAAGGACTACCTCACGAATGCCCACCCCCATCGCGCCCTCATTCGACACCCGGCGGCGCTGTGCATGAGCTCGAGCGCGGTCGCTTCCACGACGGCAGATGAGGTGCGAGGGAACCGGCCAGACAACTACAGGCTTTCGCTCGCGGCCCCTCTCGCCGAACTCGGGCTATCGCAGCTCTCGAAGCTGGACAGCCTGAACGCCCGGCGCCGGCGCCAAGCCGCCAAGTGGCGTGAATGGGCGGAGGAGCGTGGGTACGGGGCCCCATGGATCGCCCCGGAGTCGGAGCCGGTGTTCCTCCGCTATCCACTGACCGTCCCCGCCGCGGTGAAGCGCAGACCTCGCGTCATCGAGGAGGAGCTCGGCGTGGAGTGTGGTGTCTGGTTCACCTCACCGCTTCACCCCTCGCCCGAGCGAGTGGAGGGTTGTCCCAACGCCTACACCGCCGTTGAGACGTGCGTGAACCTGCCATGCCTGGTGCCAGAATGACCCTTCTTCGACACGCGAGACAGCTCCCGACGCTCGCGGGGGAGTTCGCCCGCGAGCTCGTTCTTGCCGCGGTTCGCTCCACCAACTCGGACCTGGGACGCTTCGCTCGAGCAACACTCTTTCACACGCGCGCCCACATCGACACCGATGTGAGGATCACGCACCCGAGACAGTTCTCAGCGCCGGCCGGTGCGGCCGTCTTCCATGGCACCTACATCCTCAACACGCGCGGCACGGTGACGCTGGGCCGCCGCAGCCATCTGGGCGCCGGTTGCTACGTCAACGCATCGCGCGGCCGCCTGATCCTGGGCGATGATGTCGTCGTCGGCCCAAAATGCGTATTCGTGTGCAACTCGAACCACTTCGAGTACGCGAAGGCCGTCAGCGAGACGTACAAGACTGGCGACATCGTCATCGGTAACAACGTCTTCCTTGGTGCGGCCTGCACCGTCCTGCCGAACACGATCATCGAGGACAACGTGGTGGTCGCCGCGGGGGCAGTCGTGCGAGGGACGCTTGCGTCGAACCGGATCTACGGCGGCGTGCCGTGCAAGGAACTGTCCGAAGGGTGGTACGAATGACTCGTGGTTCGCACAACTGGCTCATCCACGAGCTGAACCAGAAGATCGCTGAAGGTCTCACCTACCGTGGGCGCGTTGTCGATCTCGGATGCGGGACCGCACCCTACAGAGACCTCATCTTGCAGACGGCGGATGAGTACATCGGTGTCGACTGGGTGGAGTCACTCCACGACCGTTCGCACGTGGACGTGAACGCCGACCTCAACCAGCCGCTCCCCTTCGCGTCGGAGTTCGCGGACACGGTCGTTTCGTTTCAGGTGCTCGAGCATATCGCGAACCCGACTCTGCTGCTATCGGAAGCCCATCGCATCCTCAAACCCGGCGGCGCGCTCCACGTGACAGTGCCTTTCATGTGGCACATTCATGAAGCCCCGCACGACTACTTCCGATACACCGAGTACGGTCTCAGGCACATCCTTGAAGGAGCCGGCTTCACTGGGATCGATATCGTACCGAACACGGGTTTCTGGCAAACTTGGTTCTTGAAGCTCAACTACCAAACGGTGCGCTTCGCCCGCGGCCCGCTCAGCCTTCCGCTACGGGCCTTCTGGCGGTCGAATCAGATCCTGGCTCCCGTCCTCGACCGACTCGACCCTCAGCCCGCGGAGACGGCCAGCTACACAGTGACCGCACGTCGAGCGCGATAGCTCTCACCCCGACGCGCGCGCGCCTCGCAGCAGCGCGCCGATCTCGTTGGCGGTGCGGTTCCAGTCGAACAGACTCGCTCTCCGGAGCGCTCGGCTGCGGAGTTGTGAAGCTGAGCGCTCATCGTCGAGCATCTCCCCTACGCGGTCCACCCAGTCCTTCGGTGTTTGCGGGTCCAGCAGTATGCCGCCGTCGCCCACGACCTCCGAGAGCGACGCACGGTCGGAGGAGAGCACGACTGCCCCCGACGCCATCGCCTCGAGAGGTGCGAGTCCGTATCCCTCGTACAGGGACGGAAACACGAATGCGGTCGCGCCCTGCATCAAGGGGGACAAGTGCGCCCGTGGCACATAGCCGAGCGAGACGACGCTCTCGGCGACGCCTTGGCGCTGCGCTGATGCCCGC contains:
- a CDS encoding glycosyltransferase, whose product is MGSAYKLLTRSKRALLGLEALRHDVVFFQRTAIPHTAWPECALARLHPHTVFDFDDAIWLGPGGRDSRLRRRAFQQAVGCCQWVVAGNEFLAREAAVPKKTTVLPTVIDTNRYRPAPRVNGVGRADLVVGWMGTSPNLPYIEAVLPDVLEAVSSVAGARVRIVSNGRLEGYTNHPLVEQIPWSRQDEVALLQSFDVGLMPLPDSPLTRGKCGFKMIQYMAVGAAVVASGVGANVELFRGSGAGALVTPGESFREPVRALLTDPDARETAGARARAHAEANLSLPRVADAYAEIFRRVAREPGFTTPGRPRPRR
- a CDS encoding glycosyltransferase family 4 protein, whose product is MQWIPRFSSSGKNCRARKRDAGTSFPSTKNSTRSSGIISGLPRVELSFEFLASWSGARRTLAAASTPTMSSSGTRASNGLPRVLFAEYPLNRWNLGGKERRTRALAAELERLGARVGYYDAWSEPDRDFDILQIFGSEYYQAELVKRARSVGLAVATFSILVFRSSADRQRTRRWRHLDRFCPVTTTFGLRRSVLEDSDLVFFASEAERRDAQDVYGVTPRTSTVVRSTVSPEFADASPTPFERATGLRDFVLAVGRIEPRKNTLRLIEAARRCALPLVLIGPMDQSHPDFSADVRARVDAHPDLHWLPPYAPDDPLLASAYAAARVHVLPSFHETAGLVNMEALLTRTQVVTTPLDAVREYMRDYAFYANPEDVGELAAKIREAYDTPFDERARDHVLETLTHPSAARAMLDAYRGLLASRS
- a CDS encoding MopE-related protein, with product MLLGVVGFNACVLQRSGLGTRVCSTDLQCAPGQRCLDGQCVAGQEDSGVRDGGPDASDSTVVPVDGCSPTPELCDGVDNDCDPSTPDGAEDGDVGVACDGPDADACEEGVTACEMGAITCSDLSDDSVEVCGGGDEDCDGMVDEAGAVGPLSWYADGDADGYGAGPAVTMACANPGGLSETSDDCNDGNAGINPGATETCDGVDQDCDGATDEGGACPCPVRTLSGRRYMFCGEMARHNTWSSATTTCSAAGMALVRIDNGTENGTVRSTAQGLYPATNSWWLGMTRNAVGEWRWPGGDLASYVNWRGGEGTTPGQQCAVIATSDGTWLDLSCGSVTGFICEQTGS
- a CDS encoding glycosyltransferase family 2 protein, yielding MSSKIGVITLMRGEKDLVEGLDEKLRWTPEWHLVETAGEVTSLDLQHPGVQLHHFPLPLGACFENARTEALRHCSAKWVLVLDTDEEVAPQTVSYLEGRLDEWDERGVAGVWMPRLNHVLGHPMRSPNQWPDWQLRLVRADKVRFPTRLHDKYEVDGEEEHLPSDEAHAILHYPFRSTAQYVDKMNVYSTIELENVVPRVFPPGLAAARATKYFLTRYLRQKAFLDGPTGLHFCLVMAFTRYLSETKKWEAQVVGTELEGPAGHFMR
- a CDS encoding DegT/DnrJ/EryC1/StrS family aminotransferase, with translation MHTVKPNSSTRPPVRPAERFLVFGAPQIEDAEIEEVVATLRSGWLGKGPRVAAFEESFAAYKRAEHPLALNSCTAALHLSLLASGIGPGDEVITTAMTFCATVNSIIHTGATPVLCDVDPVTLNIDPDAIRDRITDKTRAILVVHFAGRACEMDAIEALARDHDLRIIEDCAHAIETTYKGRPAGTIGDFGCFSFYATKNVATGEGGMLLSKYAHDAERAKTLSLHGMTRDAWKRFAAEGYRHYQVVEPGFKYNMMDIQAAIGIHQLARVDNNWERRLQVWRRYDQELADLPIDLPASPGGESRHGLHLYTIRLREDAGLSRDAFLQRMTAEGIGTGVHYLAIPEHPVYQERLGWRPEDYPNAMHFGRDTASLPLSARLTDSDVADVIEATRRALGAS
- a CDS encoding glycosyltransferase translates to MSAGVTSPRADSASTRVLHSFPLWLPRTQTWLYNEIVGLPDRITNHISCIDTWNLDRFGVPRLSSFSADRDEWLGSLKEPYHRVRDTRGVGFVARTLERGAFQAYQRRAVRRNGIQVVHSHFGTVGWQNLPSIVGTGARHVVTFYGYDVNRVPVQFARWRRRYRTLFRTVDRVLCEGPHMARCIEKLGCQPEKIRVHHLGVDLSALDFEPRNSLPRAPLRILMASSFHEKKGIPYGVAAVGMLNRDFPIALTIVGDSTEDGRCSDEKGRIQDAVREYGLQDVTTFLGYITHAELLEQARSHHVYLAPSVTASDGDTEGGAPVSVIEMLGTGMMVVATRHCDIPNVVHHGESGLLAPERDPEALARHLRWLVDHPDAWTEMARVGRRHVEREFDLRVQSERLAAMYEELVEG
- a CDS encoding FkbM family methyltransferase translates to MLLSRVAAYASRQLQGVVCERLGGDPDSDRNGEQRLIEVLGPHISTFVDVGANVGDWSARVVGAASQLERGHLLEPNRAACARLEERFADLTSLRIHPVAAARTPGTIEFFEEPGCGETSSTVAGSSRADAVRREVPCTTVDAFLGDEGIEELDWLKIDAEGADLAVLQGAIGSLSAHRVRWVQFEYNGAWIRAGARLSDALELLDDHGYRTLLIHPRGLLDFPYDIYRDFYGYSNFLAASPSSRDALAPLLAGAA
- a CDS encoding lipopolysaccharide biosynthesis protein, producing MTLPPHAPADENRSSLADRVLGGIAWSALGNVFQQVVAFGISVTLARLLSPREFGVLAMVTVLLGFGNLLAELGFTAALIQRKDLSPAHLDSAFWLTLASGSLLGLGFALAAPAVARFYSEPQLVAVTRVMAVNFVLVPTAAVQLALMQREMRFKKLAAIGVGKVVLAGAVGVTLAALDQGIWSLVAHSLCLSAFGTAGLWLFSSWRPRLRFSVSSARELWDYSGSLIGFGVANFWARNADNILVGRFIGATGLGIYSRAYSTMLLPLNQIAAVLTTVMFPALASIQDDRERLASVYLRAVGGVALVTTPVMLGVFVLAEDFVLAVFGSQWAGVVPVLQVLVLLGVMQSLASTVGWLYQALGHTRMMFRWGLFSSAVIVAAIGVGVWMGSPVSVAGAYAGASVLLTPLALLLPGRLVGLGVADFTRAIWGPLAAGVLMAVTIGALRRWSPLPAAPWPHLLILAPLGALIYWVAVSQIFRVESYVSLRTLLLQKLRGRAASTPNDS
- a CDS encoding DegT/DnrJ/EryC1/StrS family aminotransferase, with protein sequence MSTRDAIRTFLWNSARDAQRTLRGKPLALVPLAGATLDRRDVAIASAWRDRPDRWLDPEPVRAYERAFARWNASRHAFAFGKGRVALSGIISAMGLGPGDEVIIPGFTCVVVPNAFRFAGVTVRFADIELDTYGPSVDAIRRLVSARTKAVLVHHLFGLVCLDYDRILDLCHTRRIRVIEDCAHATGARYRGQRIGHFGDAAFYSSEHSKVFSTVQGGMATTNDPELARGLAEFQRSSSPLDPGTLSRLLRTCRKDYLTNAHPHRALIRHPAALCMSSSAVASTTADEVRGNRPDNYRLSLAAPLAELGLSQLSKLDSLNARRRRQAAKWREWAEERGYGAPWIAPESEPVFLRYPLTVPAAVKRRPRVIEEELGVECGVWFTSPLHPSPERVEGCPNAYTAVETCVNLPCLVPE